Proteins found in one Quercus robur chromosome 2, dhQueRobu3.1, whole genome shotgun sequence genomic segment:
- the LOC126707250 gene encoding uncharacterized protein LOC126707250 isoform X2, translating to MSQTKHNLAPPIPAQPNADAKQNPTRQLLSSSISPPSTCTHRPSLPHHKILSPLTNSCHSHNCRPLPPPYLFLFPHHTHTHTHFDFCLGQKDAIEKGLVSVEDVEMATSQGCSSGPTIPNSPKIINRIPSTKQLISFILVFEDFFLCTKNYGRTTTFFANVE from the exons ATGAGCCAAACCAAGCACAACTTAGCACCGCCGATCCCAGCCCAACCCAATGCTGATGCCAAGCAAAACCCAACTCGTCAACTCCTCTCCTCCTCGATCTCTCCACCATCAACCTGTACCCATCGGCCCTCTCTCCCTCACCACAAGATCCTCTCTCCCCTCACCAACTCCTGCCATAGCCACAATTGCCGCCCTCTGCCACCCCCATACCTATTCCTTTTTCCTCAtcatacccatacccatacccattttgatttttgcttg GGGCAGAAGGATGCTATAGAGAAGGGTCTAGTTAGCGTGGAAGATGTTGAAATGGCAACATCTCAAG GATGTTCCTCTGGTCCAACGATCCCCAATTCTCCAAAAATCATCAACCGCATCCCATCAACCAAGCAGCTTATAAGTTTTATCTTGGtgtttgaggatttttttttgtgtacaaAGAACTATGGAAGAACAACCACATTTTTTGCAAATGTTGAATGA
- the LOC126707250 gene encoding uncharacterized protein LOC126707250 isoform X1: MSQTKHNLAPPIPAQPNADAKQNPTRQLLSSSISPPSTCTHRPSLPHHKILSPLTNSCHSHNCRPLPPPYLFLFPHHTHTHTHFDFCLNQGQKDAIEKGLVSVEDVEMATSQGCSSGPTIPNSPKIINRIPSTKQLISFILVFEDFFLCTKNYGRTTTFFANVE, from the exons ATGAGCCAAACCAAGCACAACTTAGCACCGCCGATCCCAGCCCAACCCAATGCTGATGCCAAGCAAAACCCAACTCGTCAACTCCTCTCCTCCTCGATCTCTCCACCATCAACCTGTACCCATCGGCCCTCTCTCCCTCACCACAAGATCCTCTCTCCCCTCACCAACTCCTGCCATAGCCACAATTGCCGCCCTCTGCCACCCCCATACCTATTCCTTTTTCCTCAtcatacccatacccatacccattttgatttttgcttg aATCAGGGGCAGAAGGATGCTATAGAGAAGGGTCTAGTTAGCGTGGAAGATGTTGAAATGGCAACATCTCAAG GATGTTCCTCTGGTCCAACGATCCCCAATTCTCCAAAAATCATCAACCGCATCCCATCAACCAAGCAGCTTATAAGTTTTATCTTGGtgtttgaggatttttttttgtgtacaaAGAACTATGGAAGAACAACCACATTTTTTGCAAATGTTGAATGA